The window CTGATCGTGGACGAGGCGCATTCCATCTTCAATCATGGAAAGGTCGAGGGTCTGATCCGCCGGGCGGGGCTGCGTTATCCCGGAGCGGACCTGCGGCGGCTGGATCTGGTCGAGGAACGGGGACTGAACCGGAACGTGATCGCGCAACTGGCAACCTGCTCCTTCATCCAGCGGCAACAGAACGTGGTCTTCCAGGGCTTCACCGGCTCAGGGAAGTCCTACCTCGGCTGCGCGCTGGCGAAGCAGGCCTGCCAGCACCGGCTCCGAGCCCACTACATCCGAATGCCCGACCTCGAAGAGGCCTGGGCCCTGGCAAAGGACAAGCCGCAGGGCCAGACGAAGTTCCTGCGGAAGTACTCCACGTTCTCGCTGCTGGTGATCGACGAGTGGCTGCTGGACCATCCTGACGAGGGAATGCGTTCGATGCTGCTGGAACTGCTCGAGCGCCGCTATGACAC is drawn from Brachybacterium muris and contains these coding sequences:
- a CDS encoding ATP-binding protein, with translation MSVIDNDTKRKLREMGATALLDAIDAQDEAHVLGMSFQERLQLIVDEAHSIFNHGKVEGLIRRAGLRYPGADLRRLDLVEERGLNRNVIAQLATCSFIQRQQNVVFQGFTGSGKSYLGCALAKQACQHRLRAHYIRMPDLEEAWALAKDKPQGQTKFLRKYSTFSLLVIDEWLLDHPDEGMRSMLLELLERRYDTGSTVFCTQYPKKDWHARLGGAVHADAIMDRIVHNTIWIDTGDRNMREHTALPQ